TTACAGTTTCCCTGAGCCGGGCCAGCTGAAGTTCAACTAAGGCCTCACGGGAAATGCACTCATATTGCGGTGACCAGATCATGACAAAAAACTCAGTCCTTTCTCCGCTCCTCTTTCTTCTCTATACTCATCCCTTGCCCCAAAAATTTTCTCTAAATGACTTTCCGGAAAAGCTTTCGTCAGGCAACTGACCAGTGGCACGATTGCCAGAGGCAGTATCATCGCCAGGGACCCGCTGATGGGAATCCAGAGCGCATCCATTTTGAAGTAAAAAGCCAAACCTAAAGAAACAGCCAAACCTGTCAAAAGACCGGCCCAGGCTCCGGCCCTGGTGGCACGGCGCCAGTAGAGGCCGTACAGGTAAGGGCCAAGAAAAGCACCTGCCAGTGTTCCCCAGGAAAGGGCCATCAACACAAGAATAATTGTCGGTGTTACGGCCAAATACAAACTTAAACCGATAAAAACAATGCACAAGAAGCGCATCAACCCAACAAAACAGTTCTCCTGCCAGTGTGGAAAAAGCGATTTGAAGATGTCAACCACAACTGCGGAACTTGAAACCAAAACAAGAGAAGAAAGGGTTGACATCGAAGCAGATAATACCAGGAGCAAGATTAAAGCGGCACCCCATTCCGGGAGAATCATCTGAAGCATTTGAGGAACAATTAAATCAGGGTTTGGCCTACCCTGCGAAAGCGGGAGTGACGAGAAAAACAGGCGGCCCCAGGCTCCTGTATAATAAGCCGCCCCGGCAATCATCAAAGCAAAAGTAGTGGTAATCACCTGCGCCCTCCGAATCGCATCCTCATTTTTAACGGAGTAAAATTTCTGAACCATTTGAGGCAAACCCCAGCACCCGAAGCTTGTGAGAACGACCAGTGCAAACAGGGGCAAGAATCCGGGAGGACCTATAATCTTTGTAAAACCGGGGTTAATTTCTGCCAAGCGCTGCAATCCCGTGAAGAGGCCTCCCACCTGAGGGCTTTTTGTAACAAAAACCACTAAGAGAACTGCCCCAAACGCCATTATCAGGCCCTGAAACAAATCCACCAGAGCGACTGCAAAATATCCCCCCATGACAAGGTAAAAGGCAGTGAGCAGGGCCATCACAATGAGAGCCAATAAATAAGGAACTCCAAAGATGTTTTCAATCAAGTAACTCAAACCCATGTACACTGAGGCCGAATAGGGAACCAAAAAAATAAAGATCAGAGCTGCCGCAACATACTGCAGCGCAGGGCTGTCATAACGGGCTGCCAAAAACTCAGGCATCGTTAATGCCTTCAGCCTGGTGGTCAACTCTCTTGTTCGGCGTGCAAGAAGCCGCCAGGCGAGATAACCACCAATGATCGCATTGCCGGCTGCGATCCACAGAGATGATAAACCGAAACCCCATCCTACCTTACCTGCATATCCGATAAAAACTACGGCAGAAAAGTAAGTTGTTCCATACGCAAAAGCAGAAGCCCAGGATCCAATAGAGCGATTTCCGAGAAAAAAATCTTCTACCGTACGAACCTTTTTTACCGTAATTAAACTTAAACAGAGAATAAAAAGGGAATAGATAGCAACCGCCATCCATTTCATGAGACTACCATCCTTCCGTGCTTCTGAGTCGTTATTTGTTATTTTTTTAATAAGTCCCTGCTAACGGTGATTCCCTTTTTACGCTCCCACCCCTTTCGCAAAAGCATAATTAAAACTAAAACAGTACTACCTTCTCCAAACTCGATAAAAATCCTTTTTTTGCTCAATCCTCTCCCAACAGTTCCTGAATAAAGCGAGGCAAAACAAAAGACGCCCTGTGCAATTCGGGGGTATAGTATCTGGTTTTAATCAAACTGTTGACCCGGCAGTCCTGCACCGGATGGTAACATTTAGACCCGAGCGTGAAGCTCCAATAACCACTGATATAACTAGGGATGCAGGCCAAATAGACCGCTACCATGGGGAAAATCGATTTGATAT
Above is a genomic segment from Bacillota bacterium containing:
- a CDS encoding sodium:solute symporter family protein — translated: MKWMAVAIYSLFILCLSLITVKKVRTVEDFFLGNRSIGSWASAFAYGTTYFSAVVFIGYAGKVGWGFGLSSLWIAAGNAIIGGYLAWRLLARRTRELTTRLKALTMPEFLAARYDSPALQYVAAALIFIFLVPYSASVYMGLSYLIENIFGVPYLLALIVMALLTAFYLVMGGYFAVALVDLFQGLIMAFGAVLLVVFVTKSPQVGGLFTGLQRLAEINPGFTKIIGPPGFLPLFALVVLTSFGCWGLPQMVQKFYSVKNEDAIRRAQVITTTFALMIAGAAYYTGAWGRLFFSSLPLSQGRPNPDLIVPQMLQMILPEWGAALILLLVLSASMSTLSSLVLVSSSAVVVDIFKSLFPHWQENCFVGLMRFLCIVFIGLSLYLAVTPTIILVLMALSWGTLAGAFLGPYLYGLYWRRATRAGAWAGLLTGLAVSLGLAFYFKMDALWIPISGSLAMILPLAIVPLVSCLTKAFPESHLEKIFGARDEYREERGAEKGLSFLS